From a single Corvus hawaiiensis isolate bCorHaw1 chromosome 23, bCorHaw1.pri.cur, whole genome shotgun sequence genomic region:
- the ELOA gene encoding elongin-A, which produces MAESVLEVVGRLQARLAGSAEPKKLLKSLKRLSELPITVDILVETGVGKTVNSLRKHELVGDFAKDLVARWKKLVPVAQEAERNNLDSEDRDYERSSSSKRHQESSLREDEEADQDYSEPFQPSCSQSYSPDHREKKSKRYPRPERAHETYSYSSHQGKGWGRSSPVLSSDQEYSDCGQAVSPEPSESPQDVDTDPYASEEQEEPTLFHRKASKGHSFQEKLGAGRERSSSDFCDKGSASRSKEHKSSHKKQRLDGREDDRTSAFSPERLHKASFKEQLRESPVAAAGKEKQRTSESTKKEKNRESGTSRKEKSHSLPHSEESLDNHVKKQKHRDSEKSKLEKSKQGLESSNAEKRKAESDSGNRIKEKGGSGSLKSSEGKRKISEVDKKSVGFSSNSGEGEAEDEFEQPTMSFESYLSYDQPQKKKKKVVKPVAGSAGDKDRGHSKQNGSKAGTNSSSSSQKSSSHKRTSEKKAEKKPPEPPKPKRIILDVVPTLPDIPLPPIQANYRPLPSIESITCSQTKRKAVSSPVEESEAGFTGRRLNSKMQVYSGSKTAYLPKMMSLYQQCIRVLSNNIDSIYEVGGVPFSVLEPVLERCTPEQLYRIEECNHVLVEDTDQLWHNHCLRDFKNEKPEEFESWREMYLRLHDAREQRLLMLARNIGSAHANKPKGRVAKMAFVNSAVKPPRDVRRRQEKFGTGGPLLPEKTKIKPVLYTSSKSHARASDEQSYDGPSTSSAHSVPSSGSTFSSYDPRKPAVKKIAPMMAKTIKAFKNRFSRR; this is translated from the exons ctgctgaagagtctgaagAGGCTGTCAGAGTTACCCATCACAGTTGACATTCTCGTG GAGACAGGAGTGGGGAAGACTGTGAACAGCCTAAGGAAACACGAGCTCGTGGGAGACTTTGCCAAGGACCTTGTGGCCAGGTGGAAGAAGCTGGTGCCGGTGGCCCAGGAGGCAGAGCG AAATAACCTAGACTCTGAAGACCGTGACTATGAGAGGAGCAGCTCGAGCAAAAGGCATCAGGAATCCTCCCTCAGAGAGGATGAGGAAGCTGATCAGGATTACTCAGAACCCTTCCAGCCTTCTTGCAGCCAGTCTTATAGCCCAGATCATAGGGAAAAGAAGTCCAAAAGATATCCTAGGCCTGAGAGAGCACATGAGACTTACAGCTATAGCAGCCACCAGGGGAAGGGTTGGGGCAGATCCTCCCCGGTGCTCTCTTCAGATCAGGAGTACTCGGACTGTGGACAAGCTGTGTCACCTGAGCCCAGTGAGAGCCCTCAGGATGTGGACACAGACCCTTATGCCtctgaggagcaggaagaacCAACACTATTCCATCGGAAAGCCAGCAAAGGccacagcttccaggagaagCTCGGGGCAGGCCGGGAGCGGAGCTCCAGCGATTTCTGCGACAAAGGGAGCGCGAGTCGGAGCAAAGAGCACAAATCCTCGCACAAGAAGCAGCGGCTCGATGGCAGAGAGGATGACAGGACCTCTGCCTTCAGCCCAGAGAGGTTGCACAAGGCCTCCTTCAAAGAGCAGCTCCGAGAATCCCCCGTGGCAGCGGCCGGCAAGGAGAAGCAGAGGACGTCGGAGAGcaccaaaaaggagaagaaTCGGGAAAGCGGCACCTCCAGGAAGGAGAAGTCACACTCGTTGCCGCACTCGGAGGAGTCTTTGGACAACCACGTCAAGAAGCAAAAGCATCGGGACTCTGAGAAGAGCAAATTGGAAAAGTCCAAGCAGGGCCTGGAGAGCTCTAACGCAGAGAAACGGAAAGCTGAGAGTGACTCAGGCAATAGGATCAAGGAAAAGGGGGGTTCTGGGAGCTTAAAGTCTTCGGAGGGGAAACGCAAAATCTCCGAGGTGGACAAAAAATCAGTGGGTTTTTCCTCAAAttctggggagggggaagcagaggATGAGTTTGAACAACCTACTATGTCCTTTGAGTCGTACCTCAGCTACGACCAgccccagaaaaagaaaaagaaagtggtCAAACCCGTGGCTGGGTCAGCTGGGGACAAAGACCGAGGGCACAGCAAGCAGAACGGATCCAAAGCCGGCACCAACAGCTCAAGCTCCAGTCAGAAGAGTTCAAGCCACAAGAGAACAAGtgagaaaaaggcagagaagaaacCCCCAGAGCCTCCTAAACCAAAGAGG ATAATTTTAGATGTGGTACCAACGTTACCAGACATCCCCCTGCCCCCCATCCAGGCCAATTATCGTCCTCTTCCCTCGATTGAGTCCATCACCTGCTCCCAGACAAAAAGGAAAG CAGTGTCCTCGCCAGTGGAGGAGAGCGAAGCGGGTTTCACAGGCCGACGGTTAAATTCCAAAATGCAGGTGTACTCTGGCTCCAAAACTGCCTACCTCCCAAAGATGATGTCCCTGTACCAGCAGTGTATCAGGGTCCTCAGCAACAACATCGACT CGATCTATGAAGTGGGTGGTGTCCCTTTCTCCGTGCTGGAGCCGGTATTGGAGAGGTGCACCCCGGAGCAGCTGTATCGCATCGAGGAATGTAACCAC GTGCTGGTGGAGGACACGGATCAGCTGTGGCACAACCACTGCCTTCGAGACTTCAAGAACGAGAAGCCCGAGGAGTTCGAGTCGTGGCGGGAGATGTACCTGCGGCTGCACGACGCGCGCGAGCAGCGCCTGCTCATGCTGGCACGGAACATCGGCTCTGCCCACGCCAACAAACCCAAAG GGAGAGTGGCCAAGATGGCATTTGTGAACTCTGCGGTGAAGCCCCCTCGGGACGTACGGAGGAGACAGGAGAAGTTTGGAACTGGAGGCCCTCTTCTGCCAGAGAAGACCAA AATAAAACCAGTCCTGTACACATCCAGCAAAAGCCACGCTCGGGCGAGTGACGAGCAGTCCTACGACGGgcccagcaccagcagtgccCACTCGGTCCCATCTTCAGGTAGCACCTTCTCCTCCTACGACCCCAGGAAACCCGCAGTGAAGA aAATTGCACCAATGATGGCAAAGACTATCAAAGCTTTCAAAAACAGGTTCTCTCGGAGATAA
- the PITHD1 gene encoding PITH domain-containing protein 1: protein MAHGHGPGRCRCCGEEAAERGAAWGLYLRIDRQRLQCLNERREGSGATVFRPWEERGDRSQFVESDDDEELLFNIPFTGSVKLKGVIVMGEDDGTHPAEMRLFRNIPHMSFDDTAKEAEQTFSLSRDPSGELEYPTKIARFSNVYHLSMHFPKNFGAETTKIFYIGLKGEWTEAHRHEVTICNYEASANPADHKLEQITPQTHFIS, encoded by the exons ATGGCGCACGGGCACGGGCCCGGCCGGTGCCGCTGCTGCGGGGAGGAGGCGGCGGAGCGCGGCGCGGCCTGGGGGCTGTACCTGCGCATCGACCGGCAGCGTCTGCAGTGCCTCAACGAGCGCCGCGAGGGCTCCGGAGCGACCGTATTCCGCCCCTGGGAGGAGCGCGGGGACCGCTCACAG tTCGTCGAAAGCGATGATGACGAGGAGCTGCTCTTCAACATCCC GTTCACGGGCAGCGTGAAGTTAAAAGGAGTCATTGTGATGGGTGAGGACGATGGGACGCACCCGGCTGAGATGAGGCT GTTCAGGAACATTCCTCACATGTCCTTTGATGACACAGccaaggaagcagagcagacCTTCAGCCTGAGCCGGGATCCCTCGGGAGAGCTGGAATATCCCACCAA aattgcCCGTTTCTCCAATGTTTACCACCTCTCCATGCACTTCCCAAAGAACTTCGGAGCAGAGACAACGAAGATTTTTTACATAGGCCTGAAAGGGGAGTGGACAGAG GCTCATCGCCACGAAGTCACCATCTGCAACTACGAAGCCTCGGCGAACCCGGCCGACCACAAGCTGGAACAAATCACCCCCCAGACTCACTTCATCTCCTAA
- the LYPLA2 gene encoding acyl-protein thioesterase 2, with the protein MCGNNMSVPLLADAVTVSGAERETAAVIFLHGLGDTGHSWADALSSIRLPYVKYICPHAPRIPVTLNMKMVMPSWFDLMGLTPDAPEDEAGIKKAAENIKAIIEHEMKNGIPPNRIILGGFSQGGALSLYTALTCQHQLAGIVALSCWLPLHKAFPQAANNGVNKDIAILQCHGEMDPMIPVRFGALTAEKLKSVVTPTKVQFKTYPGVMHSSCPQEMMAVKEFIEKLLPRI; encoded by the exons ATGTGTGGTAACAACATGTCTGTCCCCCTCCTCGCCGACGCTGTCACCGTGTCAGGGGCAGAGCGGGAGACCGCCGCG GTCATTTTCCTACATGGCCTTGGAGACACggg gcacagctgggccgATGCTCTCTCCTCCATCCGCCTCCCCTACGTGAAATACATCTGCCCTCATGC GCCCCGGATCCCGGTGACCCTCAACATGAAGATGGTCATGCCCTCCTG gtTCGACCTGATGGGATTGACTCCAGATGCACCTGAGGATGAAGCTGGGATcaagaaagctgcagaaaaca TTAAAGCAATCATTGAGCACGAGATGAAGAACGGGATCCCCCCCAACCGCATCATCCTGGGGGGCTTCTCACAG GGCGGTGCCTTGTCGCTGTACACGGCTCTCACGTGCCAGCACCAGCTGGCCGGGATCGTGGCACTCAGCTGCTGGCTCCCGCTCCACAAGGCCTTCCCACAG GCGGCGAACAACGGCGTGAACAAGGACATCGCCATCCTGCAGTGCCACGGGGAGATGGATCCCATGATCCCCGTGCGTTTTGGGGCCCTCACTGCCGAGAAGCTCAAGTCTGTTGTCACCCCCACCAAGGTGCAGTTCAAAACCTACCCCGGCGTGATGCACAGTTCCTGTCCTCAg GAGATGATGGCGGTGAAGGAGTTCATCGAGAAGCTGCTGCCCCGCATCTGA
- the GALE gene encoding UDP-glucose 4-epimerase has protein sequence MAEKILVTGGAGYIGSHCVLELLQAGYVPVVIDNFHNAIRGSEELPESLRRVQDIVHQPVLFQELDITDEAALQELFRKHRFSAVMHFAGLKAVGESVQKPLEYYRVNLTGTIRLLETMKAHGVRNIVFSSSATVYGDPKYLPLDEKHPVGGCTNPYGKSKFFIEEMIRDLCKAEKDWNAVLLRYFNPIGAHESGMIGEDPQGIPNNLMPYVAQVAVGRREFLSVFGNDYKTDDGTGVRDYIHVVDLAKGHIAALKKLKENCGCKVYNLGTGTGYSVLQMVRAMEKASGREIKYRITARREGDVASCYADPALAERELGWKAAFGLDKMCEDLWRWQLQNPTGFSKN, from the exons ATGGCAGAGAAGATCCTGGTGACGGGCGGCGCCGGCTACATCGGCAGCCACTgcgtgctggagctgctgcaggcggGGTACGTCCCCGTGGTCATCGACAACTTCCACAACGCCATCCGAG GATCAGAGGAGCTCCCCGAGAGCCTCCGGCGCGTGCAGGACATCGTGCACCAGCCCGTGCTCTTCCAGGAGCTCGATATCACGGACGAGGCCGCGCTGCAGGAGCTCTTCAGGAAg CACCGTTTCTCGGCCGTGATGCACTTTGCGGGGCTGAAGGCTGTGGGGGAGTCTGTGCAGAAGCCTCTGGAATATTACAGAGTGAACCTCACCGGGACCATCCGGCTGCTGGAG acCATGAAGGCCCACGGCGTGAGGAACATCGTGTTCAGCAGCTCCGCCACCGTCTACGGGGACCCCAAGTACCTCCCCCTGGATGAGAAGCACCCGGTCGGGGGCTGCACCAACCCCTACGGCAAATCTAAGTTCTTCATCGAGGAGATGATCCGGGATCTCTGCAAAGCAGAGAAG GACTGGAACGCCGTCCTCCTGCGCTACTTCAACCCCATCGGCGCCCACGAGTCGGGGATGATCGGAGAAGATCCTCAGGGGATCCCCAATAACCTCATGCCCTACGTGGCACAG GTGGCCGTGGGACGCCGGGAATTCCTGAGCGTCTTTGGGAACGACTACAAGACGGACGATGGAACGG GAGTCAGGGATTACATCCACGTCGTGGATCTGGCCAAGGGCCACATCGCTGCTCTGAAGAAGCTCAAGGAGAACTGTGGCTGCAAG GTCTACAACCTGGGCACAGGCACCGGCTACTCCGTGCTGCAGATGGTCCGGGCCATGGAGAAAGCCTCGGGGAGGGAG atCAAGTACCGGATCACAGCCCGGCGGGAGGGAGACGTGGCCTCCTGCTACGCTGACCCCGCGCTGGCCGAgcgggagctgggctggaaagctgcctttgGTCTGGACAAGATGT GTGAGGACCTGTGGCGGTGGCAGCTGCAGAACCCCACGGGCTTCAGCAAGAACTGA
- the HMGCL gene encoding hydroxymethylglutaryl-CoA lyase, mitochondrial isoform X1, translated as MAAARRLLPRWAGSLRPVSSAAAASAGYPKRVKVVEVGPRDGLQNEKNVVPTPVKISLINMLSETGLPVIEATSFVSPKWVPQMADHTEVMQGINKLPGISYPVLTPNLKGFQAAVAAGAKEVSIFGAASELFTKKNINCSIEESLERFDEVMKAAREASIPVRGYVSCVLGCPYEGKISAAKVAEVSKKMYSMGCYEISLGDTIGVGTPGSMKDMLTVVMKEVPVGALAVHCHDTYGQALANILVALQMGVSVVDASVAGLGGCPYAQGASGNVATEDLVYMLNGLGIHTGVDLQKLMDTGTFICNALNRRTNSKVSQASCRL; from the exons atggcggcggcgcggcggctgCTGCCGCGCTGGGCGGGATCGCTGCGGCCC GTGAGCTCCGCGGCGGCGGCGAGCGCGGGGTACCCGAAGCGAGTGAAGGTGGTGGAGGTGGGACCCCGAGACGGGCTCCAGAACGAGAAG aaTGTTGTACCCACACCAGTGAAGATCAGTTTAATCAACATGCTGTCAGAGACGGGGCTGCCGGTCATAGAGGCCACCAGCTTCGTGTCCCCCAAGTGGGTTCCTCAG ATGGCTGATCACACCGAGGTCATGCAGGGCATTAATAAATTACCTGGGATCAGCTACCCTGTGCTGACTCCAAACCTGAAGGGATTCCAGGCAGCG GTGGCAGCAGGGGCCAAAGAGGTGTCGATCTTTGGGGCAGCATCCGAGCTGTTCACCAAGAAAAACATCAACTGCTCCATAGAGGAGAGCCTGGAGAGGTTTGATGAGGTCATGAAGGCAGCCAGGGAAGCCAGCATTCCTGTCAGGGG ATATGTTTCCTGTGTCCTCGGATGTCCCTATGAAGGGAAGATTTCTGCAGCTAAAGTTGCAGAG GTCTCCAAGAAGATGTACTCCATGGGGTGCTACGAGATCTCCCTGGGGGACACCATCGGCGTGGGCACCCCCGGCAGCATGAAGGACATGCTTACAGTGGTCATGAAGGAGGTGCCCGTGGGGGCTCTGGCTGTCCACTGCCACGACACCTATGGACAGGCTCTGGCCAACATCCTGGTAGCCCTCCAG ATGGGGGTGAGCGTGGTCGATGCTTCCGTGGCTGGCCTTGGAGGGTGTCCCTATGCCCAGGGAGCCTCTGGCAACGTGGCCACAGAGGATTTGGTGTACATGCTCAACGGGCTGGGCATCCACACG GGAGTGGATCTCCAGAAGCTGATGGACACAGGCACCTTCATTTGCAATGCTCTGAACAGAAGAACCAATTCCAAGGTGTCTCAGGCATCCTGCAGACTGTGA
- the HMGCL gene encoding hydroxymethylglutaryl-CoA lyase, mitochondrial isoform X2 — protein sequence MPRCDTGCAPRDGAWGQVSSAAAASAGYPKRVKVVEVGPRDGLQNEKNVVPTPVKISLINMLSETGLPVIEATSFVSPKWVPQMADHTEVMQGINKLPGISYPVLTPNLKGFQAAVAAGAKEVSIFGAASELFTKKNINCSIEESLERFDEVMKAAREASIPVRGYVSCVLGCPYEGKISAAKVAEVSKKMYSMGCYEISLGDTIGVGTPGSMKDMLTVVMKEVPVGALAVHCHDTYGQALANILVALQMGVSVVDASVAGLGGCPYAQGASGNVATEDLVYMLNGLGIHTGVDLQKLMDTGTFICNALNRRTNSKVSQASCRL from the exons ATGCCGCGGTGCGACACGGGCTGCGCGCCGCGGGACGGCGCCTGGGGACAG GTGAGCTCCGCGGCGGCGGCGAGCGCGGGGTACCCGAAGCGAGTGAAGGTGGTGGAGGTGGGACCCCGAGACGGGCTCCAGAACGAGAAG aaTGTTGTACCCACACCAGTGAAGATCAGTTTAATCAACATGCTGTCAGAGACGGGGCTGCCGGTCATAGAGGCCACCAGCTTCGTGTCCCCCAAGTGGGTTCCTCAG ATGGCTGATCACACCGAGGTCATGCAGGGCATTAATAAATTACCTGGGATCAGCTACCCTGTGCTGACTCCAAACCTGAAGGGATTCCAGGCAGCG GTGGCAGCAGGGGCCAAAGAGGTGTCGATCTTTGGGGCAGCATCCGAGCTGTTCACCAAGAAAAACATCAACTGCTCCATAGAGGAGAGCCTGGAGAGGTTTGATGAGGTCATGAAGGCAGCCAGGGAAGCCAGCATTCCTGTCAGGGG ATATGTTTCCTGTGTCCTCGGATGTCCCTATGAAGGGAAGATTTCTGCAGCTAAAGTTGCAGAG GTCTCCAAGAAGATGTACTCCATGGGGTGCTACGAGATCTCCCTGGGGGACACCATCGGCGTGGGCACCCCCGGCAGCATGAAGGACATGCTTACAGTGGTCATGAAGGAGGTGCCCGTGGGGGCTCTGGCTGTCCACTGCCACGACACCTATGGACAGGCTCTGGCCAACATCCTGGTAGCCCTCCAG ATGGGGGTGAGCGTGGTCGATGCTTCCGTGGCTGGCCTTGGAGGGTGTCCCTATGCCCAGGGAGCCTCTGGCAACGTGGCCACAGAGGATTTGGTGTACATGCTCAACGGGCTGGGCATCCACACG GGAGTGGATCTCCAGAAGCTGATGGACACAGGCACCTTCATTTGCAATGCTCTGAACAGAAGAACCAATTCCAAGGTGTCTCAGGCATCCTGCAGACTGTGA
- the HMGCL gene encoding hydroxymethylglutaryl-CoA lyase, mitochondrial isoform X3: protein MADHTEVMQGINKLPGISYPVLTPNLKGFQAAVAAGAKEVSIFGAASELFTKKNINCSIEESLERFDEVMKAAREASIPVRGYVSCVLGCPYEGKISAAKVAEVSKKMYSMGCYEISLGDTIGVGTPGSMKDMLTVVMKEVPVGALAVHCHDTYGQALANILVALQMGVSVVDASVAGLGGCPYAQGASGNVATEDLVYMLNGLGIHTGVDLQKLMDTGTFICNALNRRTNSKVSQASCRL from the exons ATGGCTGATCACACCGAGGTCATGCAGGGCATTAATAAATTACCTGGGATCAGCTACCCTGTGCTGACTCCAAACCTGAAGGGATTCCAGGCAGCG GTGGCAGCAGGGGCCAAAGAGGTGTCGATCTTTGGGGCAGCATCCGAGCTGTTCACCAAGAAAAACATCAACTGCTCCATAGAGGAGAGCCTGGAGAGGTTTGATGAGGTCATGAAGGCAGCCAGGGAAGCCAGCATTCCTGTCAGGGG ATATGTTTCCTGTGTCCTCGGATGTCCCTATGAAGGGAAGATTTCTGCAGCTAAAGTTGCAGAG GTCTCCAAGAAGATGTACTCCATGGGGTGCTACGAGATCTCCCTGGGGGACACCATCGGCGTGGGCACCCCCGGCAGCATGAAGGACATGCTTACAGTGGTCATGAAGGAGGTGCCCGTGGGGGCTCTGGCTGTCCACTGCCACGACACCTATGGACAGGCTCTGGCCAACATCCTGGTAGCCCTCCAG ATGGGGGTGAGCGTGGTCGATGCTTCCGTGGCTGGCCTTGGAGGGTGTCCCTATGCCCAGGGAGCCTCTGGCAACGTGGCCACAGAGGATTTGGTGTACATGCTCAACGGGCTGGGCATCCACACG GGAGTGGATCTCCAGAAGCTGATGGACACAGGCACCTTCATTTGCAATGCTCTGAACAGAAGAACCAATTCCAAGGTGTCTCAGGCATCCTGCAGACTGTGA
- the FUCA1 gene encoding tissue alpha-L-fucosidase — protein sequence MAALALLCAAAALGPGLAAPRYRPDWASLDARPLPAWFDRAKVGVFVHWGVFSVPAWGSEWFWWHWQGQHDAAYERFVRRRFPPGTTYADFAPQFTAHDFQPRQWAQLFQRAGARYVVLTTKHHEGFTNWGSPVSWNWNSVDTGPHRDLVGELGEALRESNLRYGLYHSLMEWFNPLYLADKQSGFKTQSFVLKKTMPELYDLVLKYKPDLIWSDGDWEAPDSYWNSTSFLAWLYNDSPVKDTVVVNDRWGRGCSCRHGGFYNCADKYRPGTLPDHKWEMCSSLDKLSWGYRSNMSLAEVMDEMSMIEELVQTVSLGGNYLLNVGPTKEGVIAPIFQERLLALGRWLDTNGEAIYESQPWRVQMENTTDTVWYTSKGPVVFAIFLLWPRDSDLHLSSPIPSPGTRVTLLGYAGTLKWQKSPGKGMLITLPYMLPSPLPPQSGWAVKLEGVK from the exons ATGGCGGCGCTGGCGCTGCTCTGCGCGGCGGCCGCGCTGGGCCCGGGGCTGGCCGCGCCGCGGTACCGCCCGGACTGGGCCAGCCTGGACGCGCGGCCGCTGCCGGCCTGGTTCGACCGGGCCAAGGTGGGGGTGTTCGTGCACTGGGGGGTGTTCTCCGTGCCGGCCTGGGGCTCCGAGTGGTTCTGGTGGCACTGGCAGGGCCAGCACGATGCCGCCTACGAGCGCTTCGTGCGCCGCCGCTTCCCGCCCGGCACCACGTACGCAGACTTCGCACCTCAGTTCACAGCCCACGACTTCCAGCCCCGCCAGTGGGCACAGCTCTTCCAGCGGGCCGGGGCCAG gtATGTGGTCCTGACCACCAAGCACCACGAGGGCTTCACCAACTGGGGGTCACCGGTGTCCTGGAACTGGAATTCTGTGGATACAGGGCCCCACCGAGACCtggtgggagagctgggagaagcCCTCAGGGAGAG CAACCTCCGTTATGGGCTGTATCACTCCCTGATGGAGTGGTTTAACCCTCTCTACCTCGCTGACAAACAAAGTGGCTTCAAGACCCAGAGCTTCGTTTTAAAGAAGACGATGCCAGAACTTTATGACCTTGTCTTGAA ATACAAACCAGATCTGATTTGGTCAGATGGAGACTGGGAAGCTCCAGATTCCTACTGGAATTCCACCTCTTTCCTTGCCTGGCTCTATAACGACAGCCCTGTCAAG gaCACCGTGGTTGTCAACGATCGCTGGGGTCGGGGCTGCTCCTGCCGTCACGGGGGTTTCTACAACTGTGCTGACAAGTACAGGCCAGGCACCCTGCCAGATCACAAGTGGGAGATGTGCTCCTCCCTGGACAAGCTCTCCTGGGGCTATCGCAGCAACATGAGCCTCGCTGAGGTGATGGATGAAATGAGTATGATTGAG GAGCTGGTGCAGACTGTGAGTTTGGGTGGCAACTACCTCCTCAATGTGGGACCTACAAAAGAAGGGGTGATTGCCCCCATCTTCCAAGAGAGACTCCTGGCCCTTGGGAGGTGGCTGGACACCAATGGGGAGGCAATTTATGAATCCCAGCCTTGGAGGGTGCAGATGGAGAACACCACAGACACGGTCTG GTACACCTCCAAGGGACCAGTGGTCTTTGCCATCTTCCTGCTCTGGCCTCGGGACAGTGACCTGCATCTGTCCTCGCCCATTCCATCCCCAGGCACACGG GTGACACTGTTGGGGTATGCTGGCACTCTGAAGTGGCAAAAATCCCCAGGGAAAGGGATGCTCATAACCCTGCCCTACATGCTCCcgtctcctctccctcctcagtCTGGCTGGGCGGTGAAGCTCGAGGGTGTGAAGTGA